The nucleotide sequence ttattaataatatttaacaaaaattttatttgaattatgtctacaagcctgttttctttgccggcgcgcattttatttagtttttcctttgacgtttctctttacattcgaaaaaatagttgcagagaacgttaaatatttaAACGTTCTCTGTAGTTGTCgataacacagggttgtatgtaaaAAACAGTTAATAATCAAGGATTATTTTATGATCTCAGATTTCTTGatagaaattttgtatgagTAATCTCGATTTTTAATTACGGAATGGGAgataagcacgaaaaagtagaataATTTGTAATCTAGTATTTATAATTTAGGCAAATGGACTTTTAAGTAATTACATAATCTAGTTAGGAAGATTTTTATATCATAGACTGAAATGTAATGAAGGCAAAATAACATTTACTTATTAAAAGTATGGCATAATAGatcagaacaaaacaaaacatttaaaattcattcacaactttttattccttttgattttcaattACTTGTGTCACGCTGTATCAAACAACATCATCCAAAAACTCTCtactttaatttacattttatatgtcatttcatgttttcttttcaactttcaaaatttttgcgaaAACGTCAAAAGAAAATTCTAGCAAATCCAGCGGTTTGtcgtgaatgaaaaataaattttcttgcaAAGAATTTATTGCCAAGATTTTaagcaaaacaattaaatatcaaAGCAAATACGCAACAACGATGGTCGACTATAGTAAATGGAAAGATATTGAAGTACGTGAAATGAAAATACTATCGGCGCATTTAGATTCATCCAAATTATCCATCCGTATTAGATTTCAGATGACGAGGATGCCACACACCCCAACATCGACACTCCTTCACTATTCCGTTGGCGTCATCAGGCCCGCATCGAACGCATGGCCGAAATGGAGCACGAAAAAGAGGAGTTTAAGAAGAAAAGGCAGTCGTATCAAGCACGTTTGATGGATGTCAAAGATCGCATACAGAAGAAAGAAGGTGAAGAGGCAGAACTCAAGgtaaaaaatgcactttttcctataaaaatatctatataaTATGTGCACATTTAGAAAGAATTGGACAAAATTGAAAAGGAAGGCAAAGACCTCGATCGGCAAGAGGAAGAACTTATCAAGAAGGAGAAAAAAGCTCCGTGGAATGTGGACACCATCAGCAAACCCGGTTTCGAAAAAACTGTTTTGAATAAACAGGCTGTTCGAAAGCCTGACGAGAGTCTAACAGAAGAGGAAAAAGAAGCACGAATGAagaaatttgtaaaagaaaatgaaaaattatgcaaaCAGTACGGTATGCTTCGTAAATACGATGATTCCAAACGCTTCCTGCAACAGCATCTAGATCTTGTGTGCGATGAAACTGCAAATTACTTAGTCATTTGGGCTATTAATTTGGAAATGGAAGAGAAGCACGATCTCATGGCACATGTGGCGCATCAGTGCATTTGTATGCAATACATGTTGGAGTTGGCGAAACAGTTAGAGGTTGATCCACGAGCCTGCGTGAATTCGTTCttctcaaaaattcaaaactgcgTTCCGGAGTACAAACAACAATTTGAAAGTGAAATAGAAGCATTCAAAGATCGTATTAAGAAACGAGCACAGGAGAAAATTAAAGAAGCATTAGCCGAGGCGGAGGAAGAGGAGAGAA is from Anastrepha ludens isolate Willacy chromosome 4, idAnaLude1.1, whole genome shotgun sequence and encodes:
- the LOC128861420 gene encoding hsp90 co-chaperone Cdc37, whose translation is MKNKFSCKEFIAKILSKTIKYQSKYATTMVDYSKWKDIEISDDEDATHPNIDTPSLFRWRHQARIERMAEMEHEKEEFKKKRQSYQARLMDVKDRIQKKEGEEAELKKELDKIEKEGKDLDRQEEELIKKEKKAPWNVDTISKPGFEKTVLNKQAVRKPDESLTEEEKEARMKKFVKENEKLCKQYGMLRKYDDSKRFLQQHLDLVCDETANYLVIWAINLEMEEKHDLMAHVAHQCICMQYMLELAKQLEVDPRACVNSFFSKIQNCVPEYKQQFESEIEAFKDRIKKRAQEKIKEALAEAEEEERKARLGPGGLDPADVFETLPESLQKCFKSRDIELLQKTIAKMPVEEAKYHMKRCVDSGLWVPNAGDAEIGATEEEKGESEAEKADSAISKSEPSDGKFDKTVEEPVYTGVNTNDLD